aaagttcggtaacctgcgtgtatggaaaaggtaaccgaacaactaaaaacctccattaaagaacgagttcggtaacctgcgtatatggaaaaggtaaccgaactacactttcagatgagttcggtaacctatgCTTCACATAGGATAATcaaacaagcccaaatctaccctaaaaatttacagttttttgaaaatttggagcaattcaaccaacattatctaagttggAAACATACCTGGGTAAccaaatactcttccttcggttgtggttggtaaaatcctttgtttttcatgttttccttcttcatcttctcccactttactctctcaataattctgcttctttttaaaaaaaaagccatctgattttttaatctcattaattatctttaacttaatcattttactaatcactatgctaactattattaacactaactaatcattaccaaaaaattaatcaagagggtaatttaggtattaatataaatatctaaatAAGGGGTGacatagatttacttctaatgtctttacccaaaataaaaccatggtccccaaaataaCCATGGTCTCCAAAAAACCATTCTAAGATAAGCCATATCCGGGCTTCTAGATAAGTCATGTTAGGATTACAAAAATAAGCCCATCTATTGCAGTTGTGGTGTAGTCCGTGCATCGTTCACGTGTACCAATTTATGAGTGTAAGCAAGAAAAAGAGGCAAGGGTGTTGTTGATTGTTGAAAGCCAGAGATGCTAAACAGGCAGAAGTTTTGGCTTTTCTTCCTGGGGCTGAATGCATTAAGAACAAAAGGTTAAGGAAGATAATAATCAAAGGAGATTGTAAGCCTTTCTATATAAAAAGGTTGCCAcctctaattttgttattttaaatGGCAAGACCACAATCTCCTTCGGGATATTAGTAAGTTGTTGGAGTATGTTAGGAGTCTTAAATATTTTCATGTTGAAAGGTCTTCTAATCTATGATAccacggaaaatgggtcatttgtccaaataattttaaaacatggttcaaatggacgagtaaaaattagaattggtgaaatggacaccaaaaaaatagcaaggatgaaactggattcatcttgacttaaacttaaaaaatagtaaggatgaaactggatgtgatgtaaattaaaaataaaaataatatttgaaaatgggtaggatgaaactgtttacatccttactattttgacatttttgtccatttaaacagtatcaaaatctaaatgtccttttcatccagaaattgttgattttggtatttttaaccaattttatgatgATACTAATGATGCGCGTAGTTTCCAACATGCTAAAAAGTTCATTTTGAATGAATCCTAGGGGTTAATCCTCCTCCAATTTATCATCTCCATCGCGGAACAATcataacggaaaatgggtcatttgtccaaatatttttaaatcacggttcaatgacgagtaaaaaataatttggatgaaaaggacaaaaaaaataatagtaaggatgaaactggtttcatcctagcttaaatttaaaaaatagcaaggatgaaactggatacatcctgtgtaaattaaatataagaaaaaaaattgaaaatgggcacgatgaaactggttacatcctgcctatttttacatttttgttcatttaaacagtatcaaaatctaactgtccatttcacccaaaaattgttgattttggtctttttaaccaattttgtgcaaTCATAAAGTCTAATTTTTTTTACTATATATATAGTAGTTTAGGGGTGAACATCTCACTCTACACGTGGCGTCATCTTAGATAGTAGCAACTTAGTAGTACAGAATCACCCACACATTTATTTCACTTAGTTTGCTTAGGTTGAAAGCAAAGGCTATGAATTGAATTTACACCTCACTACCCTAGTACATAAGGAAAATGTCCAAAAGAGAGAAAGGAGGATAcacattattatcttcttcttctctttaatCCTTCGTCAACTTGGATCTAGAGCTCCACAAACACTTATTACTGGAGTCTTATGTAACACAAATATATTTTAGTGAAGAATCATGGATATATGTTCCATTatggatcgaaccatgtaaaaaattTTGTGTTTTATTTGCATCTCTAAcactttcatcttcatttttatGTGAAATATGTCTAGATCTAGAAATTGGAGATTTGGGTGTGgcttgtaggatttcctgcaactacatgagGTATTGTAGCTTGTACGGTTTTGTAGGGATTGAAATGCTTGGAAATGATTATCTAACTTACATTCAGTGCAGAACCCCTACGCTGTATCTTGCTCGTTGACTGTAAGATATTAAAATTACCTCGTTAAGATatattttttttcgattttggGAAAAGATATTATCACTTTTtcgatttggtttatttttaggctaaattaaaaaaaatgatagtatttctttttcaaaaaatgaAGGAAGTATAAAAAAGTTGGAAACTGATAGATGCACCGAATTTTTAGAACCGTGGTGGGCACCGTGTGAGAGAGGGTGGGGCCCACGTCTGCCCACCACCCTTCTGATGCTGAGAACACTGCATTAGGGACCGTCAGATCCCTCTCGGTGCACACCGCATGGTTGTGTGTAGCAAAGCCGAAAAAAGTTACCACCATTATGTTTCTTAGATAAACTGCGCACTTCTGGGGAATTTTCTTACAAAAGTTGTTACCAAGAGGATGATTTTTTAAAACTAATTAAGCCTCTCACACTTATTAAGTGGGTAAACTCAACTAAAAGCTACTCTGCACCTAAACCCATAAaataccattttcttcttcttcatctgttttttttttaatcgtaGGCATCTATCTGCATATAAATGTTTATGTGTTCGCGCGAGACGTAATTATCCAGCTTCTTTTTTGCTAAAGTTACTAATAAATGAACAATAATGCAGGATGATCAAGTCCAAATTTGGTGGTGTCGAAGGAGGAGGATACATTGAGTCAGTCCCCACACGGTACTATCAATCTAATCAGACAACTGACCATCGACACCCAGATTCTAAACACGTAAACAATGTCGTTGCACGTGAAATATCAAGATCCAGAGAAACTTAGGTTGTCCTACTCCATCCAAATTTAGTTAGGTGATCATTCATGTCATACAGCTAATGTTTCACAACCACCTTCAATTAGTATCACTATTTGACTGGCTCATGGCAATAGTTACTAGTATTAGATAAGGTAGGCGATCACTCTTACGTGGTTGTCCGTGTGATATTAATTCTTCATGTGTTATGGCGGTGGCCTGTGGGATTGAATAGATGGGTCGTAGATGTAGTCTTCTCTCAAGAATTAATGTCTCCCTAGTTAGATGAATTCCAAGAAATTTCGACTAAGGAGTTCTCTACATAACAATAGAGGCCTACACTGCACCTGCACTGTACGGTTTATAGACCACCGCACTGTACgatttattttatgattttcatttttgATAATCCACGAGAAAACGCTCGAGACACTCACAAAAGGAGACCAAGCAAGTACCACTGGCAAGCAAGTAGCATAGTTCGTTCCTTTTGACCTAACTAAATATCGTGATTCgaaaaatgagtcatttgtccaaatatttttaaatcacggttcaaatgaacgagtaaaaaaaattgggtgaaatggccaaaaaataaaataataaggatgaaactggtttcatcctatcttaaatttaaaaaatagaaaggatgaaactggatacatcctgtgtaaattaaaaataagaaaaattttttGAAAATGGCCACGattagagctgtcaaacgggcaagctagggtcaacccggccctagcttgccaacccgtattagggttagggtcaaccctagccctagtactattcacgaacaagctcaaaaccccaaccctagccctagacgggtcaaccctgacgggttggcgggttggcttgttaatgttatcaatttaaaaattaaatttaaaatttaggattgtttaggattattcatttagtaaaggtcgaacctaggtcaatttggtgtttaactagaagccccaccactgagttgtaaagtggacgtttttattgccacttaatcaacgatatagccggttacAGCGCTTTAGTTTTTttaggcagagaaccctaacatcaactaagcattttactttttttttaatcattttataagtttaaattaatgtgagtaagactaactcactgtttaaattatgctagtccttttatcaatttaggacatcccgaataaatatgtgattgatgaatctaagttgtaatttaatttattgattgattatttaaaatctaaaaattgttatatttgtttgggtagatccaaaattatctttatttattgatttgaaattaactaattctaatatatatttgcaaatcatggattttaaagagttggtggaattgagggatatatttattaattttgacgggttgacgggtaacccgcggattggccctagcccagcttgttttctagtagggttgtatatgtaaaccctaacccggcccgtttagacaacaagccaagccgggccgggttgaaacaagccgggttagggtcaacccgcaagccgggttataaattgacagctctagccacgatgaaactggttacatcccgcctatttttacatttttgtccatttaaacagtatcaaaatctaactgtccatatttcacccagaaattgttgattttggtctttttaaccaattttgtgatcatGATTTCATTGATTTGGACCATTTGGTGTGGAAGTCAATCTAATTAAATAGTttggaaaaaaaatcttaatcaaactACGGTTTTCTAAGATCTAATAAGAAAGTTCCTTAGTAGCTTTAAAGCCAGCAAATGTTTGTCAAAATCAGTCTAGTTGTAAACTATGATCTCTAATCTCCCAACATCAAAACATAAAATAATTAattcaacacaaaattggttaacaaaatcaaaatcaacaattcctgggtgaaatggacagttagattttgatactgtttaaatggacaaaaatgtaaaaatatgcaggatgtaaccagtttcatagtgcccattttcaaatattttttcttatttttaatttacacaggatgtatccagcttcatccttgctattttttaaatttaagctaggttgaaaccagtttcatccttactattttttttttggccatctcacccaaactattttttactcgtccatttaaaccgtgatttaaaaatatttggacaaatgacccattttccattaATTCAAACCCAAAATGACATAATCTTCGATGTTAATTATATGATTCCTCGATTTATCCCTTTTGATCTAAACAATTCGAGTGTATAGTTACTCTTTGTGTTTGAACCTCATTTCGTCGGTAGGCTGTTGCTATATGGTTATGGTTTATGACCTTTATCTTGATCCAAAAGACAAAGTGATAATAATGTTAACCACCATACTGACAGTAATATAGATTCCAAATAATTGATAGGTAGTACTTGTATCCGTGTGAGCCTGGTCTTTCGTACGTATAGGTACAGTACGTAAAGGTACAGCTTGATATATTAATATGGTTGACCCCCATAAATTAGCACGTATTCGTGTGCAATTATGATCTTTAATCAAGGGTCGGACCGaccaattattttttttcccaGAACCTTAAATAAGTAATCATTAGATAAACTCTCGCTTAAAAAGTCAGTGAGTTATCCATAGAAGTTGGGGTTCACAGCTTGTGTTTATACTAAATACACGCTGTTGTGTACATTGCTGAGAACTGGCTAAGAATTATTAGGTAGTACCTCAGACTTACTAAAGTACTACTGTTTATCGATAATGCTTAGCTCATTACACCCCTTCATTAGCTTTTGTAGAGTTTATATTTCTTGTGTGTACGAGTGTTGGCAGGTTGTATACGGGCACTGCATTAATGCAAATGCACATAATTGAGCTTCTATAAGTCAAGATTCTTTAAAGTCATTTCATACGTACAACTCCATGACATATATCCACCAAAACACACACCTGAAGGTTAATTGTGGTCTGTGCCGCCCCATAATAATGGTGGATCCATGCATGCAAAAACGCTCAAAATTTGACGGTGAGTTCAAAATTTGACGGTGTGAATGGCTCAATTTGCATTTTGGTTGCCGTTAATGGTTATATATATAGCTATAGGGTGATATTTACATTTATCTGGGTTTGGCATTTAGATTATACCCTAATTATTAGATATTATCCTCTTTAATTTATAATGTGGTATCTGATTCCAGCAAACTAGGAGGAATTCATGTGCTGAGGAGAGAACTAGGAACATAATTGTATTCTTGGTTACTTGATTCAGACAGTAAGCAGCTGGTAGTGGTGAATCCCATGCACCAATGGCTCTCCATAAATATTTTTcctgattgattgattgaattatTGGGGTGACTTCAGTTATTCTCAGATTATGATAGGTGATaaaatcaaattttcttcttATATGATTGTGTTGAATGGAGAAATCATCATGCTGTTGAGGTTTGGCACATAGTGTCATGCTCCCATGGACCCTTCACTCTTAAATATCCacaagaaagaaaggaaaaacaaaaaaaagcaaACCGGTGGTAGAAACTCTTAATGGAAAACACAATTTGATAGATAGATAAATTAGTTTAAACATATTTGTATCTCGTCATTATCTATaatatatcaacaacaacaaccaccatATTTCCGGGATGTAGATTTGAGATTAAGACAAATTTAAATACTTTGGGAGTCAGAATTGTGATGACAAGATTACATACCCAGATAGCTGTCAtagaaattaagaaattgagataaaataataaaactaacacTAGTTCTAGTACTATCTGTAAAGTTGAGGTATGGTTTTGCTCATGACCTCATCAGTCATTGGTACTTCTTTGTTGAAACTAAATTAAATTCTTATCGTTTTCCAAGTAAAAGGGGTTAGACCTTACTTTTGCTTCCCATTATATATAGACTCTTTCTCTCATAGTTTTCTCATCACTCAATTCACTCTTCATTCTTCATTCTTCTCTATCTCCATCTCTCTACATCTATTATTCTTTGGAAGAGAATACTAGCTATTTGTTTAttcttctttaaaatcttttcacGATCAAAAACCTAAATTATTTGAAATTCTGAATTCAAATTCTTTTTGATATCCGTATATCTTTCTAGCTAGCTAGATTAGCTAATGGCTATTGAGATTGACCAACAAGTTTGTACTACTAGTAGTAGTTGTGTTGAGTTATCAAACATTGCAAACTCTGATACTCATGGAGAAGATTCTCCATATTTTGCTGGATGGAAAGcttatgatgagaacccttatgaTGAGATTACTAATCCGTCTGGTGTTATTCAAATGGGTTTAGCCGAAAATCAAGTAAGAATTTATCAGCTCAAAATTCTTGTACATTGATGTCTTTACCAATAATGGATATTCTAATATATTAATTTCTTTGTTTTGAGCAGGTTTCGTTTGATTTACTAGAAGAATACTTGGAAAACAATGCAGAAAAACAACCAATTACTAGGAACAGTAGTGGGGTTTCAAGCTTCAGAGAGAACGCTCTATACCAAGATTATCATGGTCTACAGAGTTTTAGAAAAGCAATGACAAGTTTCATGGGGAAAATCAGAGGCGACAAAGTGAAATTCGATCCCGAAAGAGTTGTTCTTACTGCCGGTGCAACAGCTGCAAATGAACTCCTAACTTTCATTTTAGCTAACCCTGGCGATGCTTTGTTGGTTCCAACTCCATACTACCCAGGGTAAGTAAATGATTACATTTGCCAAATAGAATCAATATGTAATTGCATAATTTGATTTAATGATCTATATCGGGATGCTTATAAAATGTATTAAGTATATGTTTTGCTCGATTGACAGATTCGACAGGGATTTAAGATGGAGAACTGGGGTGAAAATTGTTCCGGTTCATTGCAACAGCTCGAATAACTTTCAAGTTACTCCCCAATCATTAGAAGATTCATATAAAGAAGCTGAATCAATGAACCTCAAAGTTAGAGGACTTCTGATTACAAACCCATCAAACCCATTAGGTATAGCAATGGAGCGTAAAGTTCTCGAAGAGATCCTGGACTTCGTTACACGTAAAAACATTCATCTTGTGTCAGATGAAATATACTCAGGTTCAGTTTTTTCTTCTACCGAATTCGTAAGTGTTGCAGAAATACTAGAAGAAAGAAACTATAAAGATGCGGAAAGGGTTCATATTGTTTACAGTTTATCAAAAGATTTAGGGTTACCAGGGTTTAGAGTCGGAACTATTTATTCATACAATGATAAAGTTGTGACAACTGCAAGAAGGATGTCAAGTTTTAGTTTAGTCTCATCACAAACACAAAATCTCTTAGCTGCCATGCTATCGGACACGGAGTTTACGGAAAATTATATTAAGATTAATAGAgaaagattgaagaaaagataCGGGTTAATTATTGAGGGACTAAGAAAAGCTGGAATCGAGTGTTTAGAAGGAAATGCTGGATTATTTTGTTGGATGAATTTGAGTCCATTTTTGAAGGATTTAACAAAAGAAAGTGAATTGATGCTTTGGAATTCAATGGTGAAGGAAGTTAAGTTGAATATATCTCCTGGTTCATCTTGTCATTGTGATGAACCTGGTTGGTTTAGAGTTTGTTTTGCTAACATGAGCGAAGAAACGTTACAAGTAGTATTGAAGAGAATTTACAGATTCATGGAAACTTATCAAAGAAACATGAACTAAATATTGGTCGATTAATATTCATTATTCTTTTTGTATTTATATTGATTTTTTTAGAAGATGACTCCCTTCCATGTCTGGTATTAATCTTCACGAAGCTATCTGTAATTGGAAAATGATGTTTTTTGATCCTCCTTAGCGTTGTTCTGtttgggttttctttttcttgttgtgTTTTCCCCCTTGTTTGGTGGCTTAGCTGCGTTGCAGCCGTGTACTCTTTGCCTTCCTCTTAATATATCTCTTTAtttaccgagtaaaaaaaaaaaaattcatctttaAATATATACTAAATTTTTGCTCGTGCTACGCACCggaaatatattttcttttaatttttgttgTACGCGGGGTTTTGCTCTGCCCTGCCGCCCTATGataatgcatttttgatttggtgtaggACGATTAAAGAAGTATTTTTAATTTGATGTGGCGGGTCaaaacattaaataggtggagaatatgtggagatttctttttctttcttttcttttaacttggtgtgagCGGGGCTTTTCCCCGTCCCGtggcaatgcatttttgatttggtgtgtgcggGGCTTCGCTCCGCCCTGTGGCGATGCATTGTTTGATTTGATGTGCacggggcttcgccccgccccgtgACGATGTATTTTTTGGTTTGGTGTGCCCCGCCCTGAAgggatgtatttttgatttggtgtggcgaggaaaatacattaaataggaagaatatgtgcagattttatttattttttctttttattttcgcaAAATATGTGTGAATTTTCTCCTCCTTacatattaatttggaaaaaagtgTCCTAACGTAGTAGTTACTCGATTTCCAAGTTGAATTTGGACTTTCATAGaattccaaacacggtaagttaGGTTTTTCTTTTAAGTTGGTAATCTTGAAGCCAATTATATGTTGCCTGGCGTCCTCACCTAAGAATTTGGTTTCCTTTGTTTTACTctttttctattctttttaaaccaatcatacgttacCAAATGTCCTCGCCAAAAAAGCTCGTTATACATTCTCAAAAAAGCCTATTGCCAACAAACAATCTTCAGCACATGAGAGATTATCAAGCATGCAAAAGTATTTTAAGAACTCTAATGACGATATATGCAGTGtgaaattgaaagatacgtttctTTTAGCACCAATAATATACCTGATAAGTAAACACAATCATGTTTTTCTTTGTCCGTACTGAAATAACCACATTAGTTTTGACTTCTGATATTcagaaaatgaacaaaaaaagaCTAACAAAAGAATGCAGCGGTATCTCGTACTACTATGTTCACCTTAAAATGCTTCAGAAGCAACACAAGATCATCACCACCCGtagatttctttcttcttcttcttcttcttcttcttcttcttcttcttcttcttcttcttcttcttcttcttcttcttcttcttcttcttcttcttcttcttcttcttcttcttcttcttcttcttcttcttcttcttcttcttcttcttcttcttcttcttcttcttcttcttcttcttcttcttcttcttcttcttcttcttcttcttcttcttcttcttcttcttcttcttcttcttcttcttcttcttcttcttcttcttcttcttcttcatgtccTAAATTGAAAGACTGATGCTAATTTTTAGAGTAGTGGTGAGCTTGATAATAGAAGTATTCGAATCCCTGGCTCAGCACATGTGATCCTATTCAAGGAAAATACAAAAATTCAAAACATCACGAAAGAGATACTTCCCACACATTTGAAATCCCATTACAAATGCCTAACGTCAATCTTTTCTAGATGTATTACCGACCAAGTACCAAAGTGTACCATTTTTTTTAGTTGTATGTAATTAATCCATTCAAAAGTGTTTCTAAGCATCTCCATAGATACTACTCTCATTGTCCTGCACAAAACACTCAACGATAGCATTCATAGCTGAAAAAACTAACCTATACTCTTTAGCTTTAGTTTTTTGGCGTACCTATAGTCAAGTGCAGATAAAAATGGGCGCTAATATTGACTGAAGTTTGCAAGTGTGCTTGTTTGCAAGTGTGCCTGATAAGCAGGCGCAATTCCAGTTTGTGCTTGGTCAGTCCGTTGTGGGAAGCTGTGTTTGAGAGTGTGCCTCATGACATGGCAGGAATATTGATGCAATCGATATATGGTTGGCTGCAGATGCCTGTTGCTAGGCTCAGCTTTGCAAATAAAATTAGCTCATTTTCTAAACATGTCTTGTTGCGTTTTACTTCAAATAGAAAAACACACAATTATATTCTTGGTACGTGTTGGCAGGGACGGAAGCAGGATTGAAGATCTATGTGGGCTAAATCAAATATATTAGCCTAAAAATCAAAATTTAGGGTGGGCTAAATTTTTTCCCCACAAGTATTgcctttgaaaaaatgaaaattggGTTGTATTTAGAATTATGGGGTGGCTGCAGCACCCCTAAGCCACCCCAATTCCGTCCCTGCGTGTTGGGTTACTTTCCAAATTTCTGCTTGCTCTACCACTGATAATCCTTCATATATCCTCTTTGAAGTCTGCAAATAAACTTTTTTAGGCAGTCCTTAATCGTCTAGCTCATGAAAAAATCAGTCAAAGTTAACATGGAATGTAGATCAAGGAAATTGTATTCAACGCAAACGATTTCTCAAAGCATTTTCATGAGGACAACTGCATAGAATGCAAACTATTAGACCTCTACGTACCAATGAGTTTCCCATTTGTTGCAGTTTACTATCGTAATTTTTGGGACCTATGTAGTAGTACTCAACTATTTGTAGATTTAAATATCCTTAATCAAGGTTAGAGAGTTGAGATTAGTGTGTTCAGAATTACACATGCACCTGTCTTTTCCAGCAAATTCTAGGTACACTATGAATGCAAACTATTGGAGCTGTACATACCAGTAAGTTCCccttttgttgttgtttactgTCGTAATCTTTGGGACCCATGTAGAAGTACTCAGCTGCTTGTAGATTTAAATATCCTCAATCATGCTTAGAGACTCGATATCCGTATGTTAAGAATTACAAATTGCATCTGTATTTTCCAGCATATCCCAGGTACACCATGAGTATGATTTTATACTCAGAATACCAATACACCGTACTTATATTTGTTTTCTTTCACTAATTATTTCCATACTGCAACACTGAAAAATACAAACCTTTTATGCAAGGCTCTGTTGCCATGACAGCACTTTTTTCACCCTTTCAGCCTTTCTTATCGGTGTTTCTCCATTGTCGATCTTGATCTTAATGCCACATAAAAGGGCTTGTTGATATAGTCTCAAGCTCCTAGCAATTCTACATGTTTCTTTTTGAAAACTCTTTTATTCGTTTTTAAATGAATATGTAGCATATTTTTGAATTCTGTCCGGCGAA
Above is a genomic segment from Papaver somniferum cultivar HN1 chromosome 10, ASM357369v1, whole genome shotgun sequence containing:
- the LOC113316306 gene encoding 1-aminocyclopropane-1-carboxylate synthase 7-like; its protein translation is MAIEIDQQVCTTSSSCVELSNIANSDTHGEDSPYFAGWKAYDENPYDEITNPSGVIQMGLAENQVSFDLLEEYLENNAEKQPITRNSSGVSSFRENALYQDYHGLQSFRKAMTSFMGKIRGDKVKFDPERVVLTAGATAANELLTFILANPGDALLVPTPYYPGFDRDLRWRTGVKIVPVHCNSSNNFQVTPQSLEDSYKEAESMNLKVRGLLITNPSNPLGIAMERKVLEEILDFVTRKNIHLVSDEIYSGSVFSSTEFVSVAEILEERNYKDAERVHIVYSLSKDLGLPGFRVGTIYSYNDKVVTTARRMSSFSLVSSQTQNLLAAMLSDTEFTENYIKINRERLKKRYGLIIEGLRKAGIECLEGNAGLFCWMNLSPFLKDLTKESELMLWNSMVKEVKLNISPGSSCHCDEPGWFRVCFANMSEETLQVVLKRIYRFMENTFSKKPIANKQSSAHERLSSMQKYFKNSNDDICSVKLKDTFLLAPIIYLISKHNHVFLCPY